The Mytilus galloprovincialis chromosome 2, xbMytGall1.hap1.1, whole genome shotgun sequence genome has a window encoding:
- the LOC143063487 gene encoding uncharacterized protein LOC143063487 isoform X5 — MELDWPSEMIQHTTTQPVITFSCNPLMFDFTALFSKQSVMSERLKILTEEDKKEEMNDKLVNSVDAEAVEISKSTEVNDSQDKIVNDVASSHSKSKTKKKKKRKHKKHHKEIKADKTEASEKKKKKKKHKHKHKHDKDDKEENKENKDSSSKKRTYRKRTADAIAESGNESDGKKAIKQKKQKKSKKSKKKIKLPEDKIENKKSSEKTSKKSKAKKSSNVLDHLIDEVDGTDIKIKKENTTDDKNPVKKLNMKSTETEIKQIAKTTVNETKVTPSAINSVKVETQESGSLSSRKRQTSESSHSEATPSSSKKQKLTPSLSKESEKSATAKQEDTWSKLEHIYEPKMEENPKSKWDTSDSDSENKMDATTKQKKLTKKKTDTTVKKEKTEKTSPTAKTVVKTETSSEVKKKSKSKKYDSSERSWTRSRSRSRRSRRSSYSHSSSRSRSRSYSTSSYDSRSRSSSYSRSRSRSRRYRSSSYSSYSSGYSRSRSRSSRSYYSRSRSRYSSYSRSRSRSSRYSTSRSRSRSYSRSPSRHSKHSKRSFSHSSHSSHASQGSSKVMNRKQRRKKTLKQKREEMKNIDPLSIPLPDLGADDKSTTESSEIKTEEKQENPDPMSIPLPVIPTKDIKVEKADNVSLISAPPPPPPGDQTVQNIPPPVMQNFMAPPPPPGMMGPNHHHGMYPGMPYDPRMRMPMPHYPNMPPPNYGGHYHGHPPYSQDVAKSRSPPPLPPPRSPSPQRPPPPTEEEEKKEVEAMSMDIPADQAERFQKLQKLAQKHAMRSLKRQMRQLKGENPSDSSSSSEEEEEKPASLQGEELDEDVQLMPIMSPSLSMGQPTYILAQPNQTSSPLTHQIVVGSDGRQFIIPSVSANNFAGVPIQAGAPMFAMPGAHHSAQPSMLQLTPGAGATPAHLTGAVQSPFLTGGIPLGASSFLPGHHPLFHSQLAQSQLAHSQLAHSQLGGLHHLMQPSMSGMSSAFGGHGPIVVGNQILIPRLIRPTL, encoded by the coding sequence ATGGAATTAGATTGGCCTTCAGAAATGATACAACATACCACCACTCAGCCAGTTATAACGTTCAGCTGTAACCCTCTTATGTTTGACTTTACTGCATTGTTTTCTAAGCAAAGTGTTATGTCAGAGCGACTAAAAATTTTAACGGAAGAAGATAAAAAAGAGGAAATGAATGATAAGTTGGTGAATTCCGTTGATGCTGAAGCAGTAGAAATATCTAAAAGTACAGAAGTAAATGATTCCCAAGATAAAATTGTAAATGATGTTGCTAGTTCTCATtctaaaagcaaaacaaaaaagaaaaagaaaaggaaacataaaaaacaTCATAAGGAAATAAAAGCTGACAAAACGGAGGCGagtgaaaagaaaaagaaaaagaagaaacataaacataaacataaacatgataaggATGATAAGGAAGAAAATAAGGAAAATAAAGACAGCTCGTCAAAAAAGCGTACCTATAGAAAAAGGACTGCTGATGCAATTGCAGAATCTGGAAATGAGTCGGATGGTAAAAAAGCAATAAAgcagaaaaagcagaaaaaatctaaaaagtcaaagaaaaagaTTAAGCTACCagaagataaaattgaaaataaaaaaagtagtgAAAAAACATCTAAGAAAAGCAAAGCGAAAAAGTCATCAAATGTATTAGATCATTTAATTGATGAAGTGGATGGAACAGATATCAAGATTAAGAAGGAAAACACCACTGATGACAAAAATCCAGTGAAAAAACTGAATATGAAATCTACagaaactgaaattaaacaaattgcaaaaactACAGTAAATGAAACGAAAGTTACTCCTAGTGCTATAAACTCTGTTAAAGTTGAAACACAGGAGTCTGGATCTTTATCATCCAGAAAAAGACAAACCAGTGAATCTAGTCATAGTGAAGCTACTCCCAGCTCTTCAAAGAAACAAAAACTTACCCCTAGTCTTTCAAAAGAATCAGAGAAATCCGCAACAGCGAAACAGGAAGACACATGGAGCAAACTGGAACATATTTATGAACCTAAAATGGAGGAAAACCCAAAATCTAAATGGGATACTAGTGACAGTGATAGTGAAAATAAAATGGATGCAACAACGAAACAGAAAAAGTTAACGAAAAAGAAAACAGATACTACTgtgaagaaagaaaaaacagaaaaaacttCACCCACTGCAAAAACTGTGGTCAAAACAGAGACTAGTTCAGAAGTTAAGAAAAAATccaaaagtaaaaaatatgacTCAAGTGAAAGAAGTTGGACACGATCACGTTCAAGATCTCGCAGATCACGTCGTAGTTCATACTCTCACAGTTCAAGTCGCTCACGTAGTCGTTCATATAGCACTTCATCATATGACTCTCGTTCAAGATCTAGTTCATATAGTAGGTCACGTTCTAGGTCCAGAAGATACCGGTCGAGCTCATACAGTAGTTACTCTTCAGGTTATAGTCGTTCAAGATCTCGCTCTTCAAGAAGTTATTATTCAAGATCAAGATCCCGGTACAGTTCTTATTCACGTAGTAGAAGTAGGTCATCAAGATATTCTACGTCAAGAAGTAGATCAAGGTCATATTCAAGGTCTCCTTCAAGACATAGTAAACATAGTAAACGTTCTTTCTCACATTCCTCTCATTCTAGTCATGCTAGTCAAGGAAGTTCCAAAGTTATGAATAGAAAACAAAGAAGAAAGAAAACATTGAAACAAAAACGCGAGGAGATGAAAAATATAGATCCCCTTAGTATTCCCTTGCCAGATCTTGGCGCTGATGACAAATCAACAACAGAAAGTAGTGAAATTAAAACTGAGGAGAAACAAGAAAATCCTGATCCCATGAGTATTCCATTACCTGTAATACCTACAAAAGATATCAAAGTAGAGAAAGCTGACAATGTCAGTCTTATATCAGCACCCCCTCCTCCTCCGCCAGGAGATCAAACAGTTCAGAATATTCCACCACCAGTCATGCAGAACTTTATGGCACCTCCCCCACCTCCAGGTATGATGGGACCAAACCATCATCACGGCATGTATCCTGGTATGCCATACGATCCTCGAATGAGAATGCCAATGCCGCATTATCCAAACATGCCACCACCAAATTACGGTGGACACTATCATGGTCATCCACCATATTCACAGGATGTGGCCAAATCAAGGTCACCACCACCACTTCCACCTCCGAGGTCACCATCACCTCAGCGTCCACCTCCACCAACAGAGGAGGAAGAGAAAAAGGAAGTTGAAGCAATGTCTATGGATATTCCAGCTGATCAAGCTGAAAGATTTCAGAAATTACAAAAACTAGCTCAGAAGCATGCTATGAGATCCTTGAAAAGACAAATGAGACAGTTAAAGGGAGAGAATCCAAGTGATTCTTCTTCATCTTCAGAGGAGGAGGAAGAAAAACCTGCAAGTCTGCAGGGTGAAGAATTAGATGAAGATGTTCAATTGATGCCTATCATGTCACCATCTCTTAGCATGGGACAGCCAACTTATATATTGGCTCAACCTAATCAGACAAGTAGTCCTCTTACTCATCAAATAGTAGTAGGGAGTGATGGAAGACAATTTATTATACCATCTGTATCTGCCAATAACTTTGCAGGTGTACCTATTCAAGCAGGTGCACCTATGTTTGCCATGCCTGGAGCTCATCATTCAGCACAGCCATCAATGTTACAATTAACTCCTGGAGCAGGAGCCACACCTGCTCATCTTACGGGTGCTGTTCAGTCCCCATTCTTGACAGGAGGAATACCTCTTGGAGCCTCATCATTTTTACCTGGACATCATCCGTTATTTCATTCACAGTTGGCTCAGTCACAGCTAGCTCATTCACAATTAGCTCATTCACAGTTGGGTGGTTTACATCATTTAATGCAGCCATCCATGTCTGGCATGTCATCAGCCTTTGGAGGACATGGACCTATTGTCGTAGGCAATCAAATACTTATACCTCGTTTAATTAGGCCCACATTATAA